ATGAGCACTCACTATATCCAATCGTTGATATCGTAAGATCGTTATTAGCAGCAAACAACATCATAGCTAGTTTCATAAGTTTAATGTCCTAAAGTCATTAAAACGGACTATGGCCCTCCATTTAATTCTTTTGCCTTCAAGAAATATGTGCAGCATATGGGATTCTACATCGAAAGATAACACCTGTATGGCTTCAAGCCAATTCACAAGCTGAATCGTTCAACAAACCATTGATGAAATCAATCAGAGCAACACAAACCGAAGGCGAGAATTGGGAACAGGAAATGCACAAAATTTCTCAGACAATACCTGAACACCTCACACTCTGCAACAAAATTCACTCCATTTCGTTTACTGTTTGGCAGATATCCAAAAACAAACTACCAGAGattgaaatcaagaaaaaggaGGAAGCAGTTTCCCGAAAACAAGCTAAACGGAACGACCAACGATCCAAAGACAACGCAAagaaaaatgcagattgcagaaacacaacacaaaggacTAAAAGTAGGTGATCAAGTACTAGTGAAAAGTGAGAAGAGGAAGAACAAGCTAACAACGCCATATGATCCCAATCCTCTTGTtgttaaagaaaagaaagggtCTGTGGTCACTGCGACCTCAAGCAAGAGAAATTAACATACAAGAAATGCTTCTCTCTACCCATGTAACTCTCCACTGCAGCCAAACAAACGTTTATGGAAAAGAAACAACTAGCGCTGGCAGAGTTAAAATgcaaaagacaacaacaactacaCCAACTGTTCAAGAACCACAAGCTTCTTCATTTTCATGTAGACCAGTGAGAGCGAGAAAGCCAGCCGCATACCTGAGTGGCTATTACTTACTAAAGAAAACACTTGATGACATCATTTCGGATTACTTCTTGACCATATTTATGTGTTATTGTTCACGTTTCGTTTAATGTTTCCTTTATTGATTTGAAGTGATTCATCCAAGGTTGGGAGGGATGTTGTGTCCTGCATAAATTGTGATCATGATGTGAATTAGATTGAGTGTAATATTATGGTGTTAAGTACACACGGGAAGCGTTTTAGGAAAGATCGTTTAAACCACCACTTGGTCCTTTTTAGTCTTCATTTATTGAGTATTCTAAAATGGATACAAAAGTTTTCCTTGCTTCTAGCATTCTACAACCACTATAGCAcacaaataaagacaaaaaCTGACTGATGACAATAGGATACATATAAAAGTGAACCAAATAGATTACGTTAGGCAATTTAACTAACTGGGATGATGCAGATCAGAGATAACAGACCGAATAAAGCCTTGCCGTTGATAACTGGGAGTTTGCCAAAATACAGATGGAAACGTTTCTTAAAAGAACGATAGAAATTAAACCTTCAATGTTATTATTTCATTGGGCGGACAGTGGTGATTTCACTGCAGCCGTGAAGACGTGGAGTTATGTCTCGAGATTTTGGACTTTCTATAATCCTAATTTAGCATGAATTCATTGGTACAGATCCATTTTTTAATCAGTTCAAAGTCACCTATCTCTGTAAATGCCACTATCAGGTTATTATCAGTGTTGATATCATAAAATCGCTTGTGTCTTTAATATTGCCGTGGGAATGCTGCCAGTCAGCATAAGCCCGCCCAAATGTTATTGCAAAACAATTTACGTGTGTCATCAGACGGATGTCCTGTTGGTAATCTTAAAACGTTTAAAGAATTAACTGTTTGTCCACTCAGAGAGAAGGTCAGTCCGGCAACATCTCAGTTTGGCGCTAAAAATGTCTTTCCTAAACTCTCGCATCAAACCACAGCTACCTTTGACGAACTCCATTGTAAAACCTGAGTTAAAGACCACGTATCACGAGACTAAGCCGACTGTTTTAAATCCCGACATGGGGAAGAAGACTGCTAGGAGAGATTTTCAAAACACTATGCAACATCAACACAGTCTTTATTCGATCACAAGAGTTAAAGAGTATAGCACTGATGACCTGAAAGTGTTCGTGAATAGAAAAACCACCTCTACTCCTAAACTTGTTTCCTGGTCCACTGAAGAAAAAGAAGCACTCCCGCTCGTGAGATCGCGGAGTCACAGAGGTGATCGGGTTCTTCTTTTGGTTTTGTGTCTGATGTGCGCGGCCGCACTTGGGCTGTCACTGCTGATGTTGTTTGGTGTACTAAGGCCACATTGTCCACCTGACACGAAAATAGGTAAGAATGAGAGCCCTCGCTGTTTTTGCGATTCGTTTCCTCTTTATTCTCTGAAACCGCAAATATCCGAAAGTTAGCGAATACTTTTGATAAGTCCGCCTGTTTACCCGGCGCAGAATGATCACTCTACCGTTTCGaagaataatttaaaaagaGACAACCAACCTAGAGATGTTATGCTATTTTACCAGTTTATCCAGAGAAACGTCATAACGATCGAAGGTCTTCTAGCAAGAAAGAACGAATATAAAAGTTTGGTAGGATAGGATCATTTACTGCAGTCCATTTAGGAAAAAAGGGAGCTTTTTGTCCCTACTTTACATTATAGTGCTTGCCTTTTAAAAGAACAAACCACAGTCTTTACGCTTTTCACTTGTCGGGTTTTACGTCCTTCGAAACAAGAACGAATGATAGTTTCCTCACCATGCAAGCCATTTTAGGATTTAAAAAGATATCACTTTCCAGCCAAGAGGAATCTATAAACCCATCAGCGGACACCAAAGACATCACGTTTAAAGAGAAGAACCTACTAAGGGTGACAGCACGATTTCTTTCATCAGCAAAGTGACCTGTGGACTTCTGATATAGAATCGTTTGTAAAAGGTGGTATTATTGATTTAGCTGATATGTGCAATCGATGAATATCTCTTGATCTATCGATGGGCATAGGATAAAATCTagactggactctggactctggactctggactctacCTTTTATATATGTTCTGTACAGTGTATGTGTGAAGTGACGGGCGGTGGGGGGGGCTTCAGGGAGGGTGCAGTAGGTAGATACAGGATATAGTTTTTCCATAATTTCAACCATTTTGTATGTGCATATCTGCACATCTTAAATGTGCATATCTTATTAATAAACACCTGTTGACGTACTATTTAACCCCTTCACTGCCGaacgagcgctcagggcacatagattttactctgtctaacgccagacgattttactcgtcaaaggggaaccccttggacgggaaagggttaacaacgtgaaaaactatgtcccaattaaccccttaactgccaaacgagcactcagggcacttatagattttactctgtctaacgccagacgattttactcgtcaaaggggaaccccttggacgggaaagggttaatcttTTCATTATTGGGAAAATTATCAATTTCAATTATCTTGTAGTTTTATCTTAAATTTCGCTTGTTTAACGCTGCAAGTCTGGTGAAACTCTCTCAAAATGCGCCGCATTCTAAAATGTAAAAGGATTCCAATTTAGACATTTTCAACAGCGAACAAGCAAGGTTGACATTATATTTCGGGGGTACCACTCCACGTTCATTCTCGCGAGGAGAAGGTGTGAGCGCGAAACAGCCGGTAAGAAATAGAATAGCGTGTCCAGGCTTACGGTACAATATTACCAGAATCGGCTAAGAAGAAAAAGTGGTTGAAAGCAATGGAGTAAAACATGGCCTGTATCTACCTACTGCACCCTCCCAAAGCCCCTTCCCCCACCGCCCGTACCTCACATATACACTGTACAGAACATATATAAAACGTAGAGTCCAGGGGCCGTAGTCCATAATCCAGGGTCCAGGGTCCAGTCCAGACTTTAACCTATGCCCTATTAATGTTATAAGACGAACTGGCCACAAAGGAAGCGATAGTTTGTTTTTGCCGTCATTTTTCGTGCGTATTGTAAAATTTGACAATGTTCTAGTTCAATCCATATTTTGTGCAACCAACACATCTGACAAACATGTTAATTGAGACACCTCTGCTTACTGCATACTATTCCACAATAAAAGAGGGAAGTGCAGTAGTTGAGATCTATTTTTTCACGCCTCGCCTCAGCAACAAGGAAAACTGCCGTAATGGCATCTTTCGTGCCAGCGCTTCTGACAAAATGATTGTGGCAATCATTGAGGACGATCGCGATTCAATTTCTTTTGATgttcaaattaattaaatacCCAGCTTAATCCAATGAATTGACCATGAAAATGGTGTTGGAAACCAAAGCAGAATTATTTATTCTTCAGAGCTAAGAGTACctttgaatgaggaaaaatccttaaaaatgtcaaaacattGCGGAAGTGATTACCCAAAATTATAATTTACagccaaaaaagagaaaacgatGGCTTGGTTGATCTTTCCGTCCTAATTTCAATTCTGGGTAAACAAAAACCTTCATTTCGCAACTCGCTTCAATAAACCTCCTTTAACCAATTGTGTCTGTTACAACAAAGAGTTTAGGTCAGTGTTGTCACACAAAGCCATGAAATCTCCTCTTATCTCCACTGAAAATTGCATTCACACATTAAATTACTCATTGTCCCAAAAAGTGTACGATCGAAAAGCGacactttttcaagtttcacaAAAATGGCATTTTAAGATGATTGAtgattaggcatgatcctaaaTGCGTGCAGGCCGACCGCGGTGTCAAGACGAATTAATTGCCTTGCCAGTTTGAATTTCCTGAGAGACACTTAATCCCGCAGTCTATTTTCAAGGTTATAAGTACTAATCCAACATAAAGCAAGTGACCTTAGCTTGGCTGCTCTCATAAAGGTCCTTTCGACCAATGGCAAGCAGAATTTATTCCTCAGAGATTATACGGATTTGTTTGCTAAGAAAATAAGTTATTCTGTTTCTTTATGACCAGAGATTAACATTTCAATTAAGGTGACCAAGCAAAGTTTCTTCGCGGTCAGCCATTTTCAACCATTTTAACCATTTTAACGGAAGGTTACAATAAAAGGGGAGAAACGCATCTTCACTGATTTTTAAACTCTTTGCTCTCGAATGAGAGGAACCCGAGGAACCCAGCTAAAGGATGCAAATgagcagttgctcgaaaaattgagactgGGTGCTTATGCAGAAGCACGCCGATTTCAAACAATCCAGTCGTTAgcatttcaagaaatttggcaaaaaaaatattccaaaaaCCACTTTAATAATCTATCACAAAACTGGTCTGAAGTTTGACAGAGGGAATTTTTATTGCCGAAATCGAAGTATCAAAGGATTCCTCTGATTACTCCCGGTTCTGTGTCCCTCGTTCGTCCCCTAGCCTCACTAGAGCAATCGAGCAATGACGTGAGTTGGGGCCGACGCTCAGAGCCAATTCTTGTCCCTTGATCGTTAGGATTTTAATTTATGTGAAATCGAAGTGAGTAAACGATGACAAAAATGTAACCACTGGATTTATTTAAAATCAACAGAAACCAATTTTTAAGTCCTGTtgttaaccagccccgttgcaaTAGCAACAGCACACACCCTAGCCAAAATGCGACAGTAAACCCTTGTGTGTTTAACCTTGCGAATAACGGGCACCCAAGCATAAATGGGTGAAAAATAATGAATTAGGCATAGGCTcttgaaaactgtgtttggCCACCTTAAACGTGCCCTTGGTCACCCAACTATAAAAACTGAAATGCATTGATTTAACATCTTCTTCATGCACATATATTCTCCAACTTTGCCTGTTGCGCTTCTAAGGCGCCAGATAGTGGTGCTGTttaccggttttttttttgcttttttttgttgtagATGTTTTATTGCCATAATATACGCAATTGAGCAACAGTGCCATGACCGTAACATTTCAGGCAATGCAGTAGGTATCGGGCTCTCCATGCCACTTGTCATAGCGCCGAACTGAAGGCCTTACTTCCAAACCACCTGTGTTAACTGACGGGGAAGTCAAAAAACTATTTCTTTGTATCGAATGATACAAGGGTTGAAGCTCGACCCAGTTGAATTGTTGCACTTTCGTTAGCACTAATATTTTCGTATATAAATCCAGGATCGGCGTGTCTGGGTTCTCCCAGACGTAAGGCTCTCAGCGGCTAACTCAATGCCTTCCATCAACCATCTTTCCAAgataaaattctcaaaaaggTGATATCAAAATACAACTTTACAATAATATATATTACTTGTTCTCGATCCACAGGAAGTAACACTTCTGCTTCACACTCAAATGAAACTGTAACAGGAGACTCGCTGCTTTCAAAGAATATACGAGAATTCAAAGGGCAGGTCATTACTGGCCTTAAGGTAACTTCAAATGGCCATTTTAACCACGTATAGCCGTTAGGTATATGCATCGGGAACACACTAAGACAATCTCAATTAAGGCGACTACCTTTCCAAAGTCTTGACAGTTATCCTCATAGGAATCCAAGAATCGCGGATTTCACAATCTCCAGTATACTAATCCACAGAGGGACATCACGTATCACACAACAATCATGCTGTTTTACGAACCTATAACATCTAACCGTGACCCTAACATTTTATTACATAAATCATTCACAGAGGCTTGAAATACTCTTTCCTGGATATCATACATGATCACCATTTTCTTCAATAAATCTTTGTAAGCAGTTCAATATAAAAGTTTGacttatatataaatataaatgcttCCGAGTCTCTCACTGTTCCGGCAGACTAAGCCAATTTTCTAAGTTCCGCGTTTTTTCTTTATcttctcttttgtttctttttttgtttgttccaCATTTTGGCACCACACACTTTGCTGAGCGAAGACGACTCAAAAGGAGATGTCAGAAGAACTTGCCAAGATGCTAAGGAACCACAGCGAAATGGTAGGGCATAGAACAAAAAGTTAGGCAGTTTTTGGCCCACTAAAGAACTCAATGCAAAACTCTTTGACTAAGAGGAAGAGATGTGAGCGACGCAATATTAAAGAAAGAAGGAGTGAGGACCCAGTAAGTGAAAAAGATGAAGTGAGAAATCAGCAAGAACGCAGCGCTAAGAGACTAATAGCGCTTACCACTTCTCAGACCTCAGTATCTGTCCGGATTGGCCAGATCAGCGAATGAAACGCATCAGTTCTATCGAACTGAGGACGGTTTCGGTTCTGTCGAACTGAGGGCGGTTTCTCTACAGATAAACAACCGGTTCTAGGGAATTTGTGTCATTTGGTTCCTATCCGTTTTATCAGACAGAGCTCTAAAAGCTGAAATGTCACGGAGCTAGGTGTTGTTCGTCGCCTTTTTTCCATTCTAAGTCAACTAAGCTCAACTCAATTTCTTCTCTTTCGAGGAGTGTGTCAGAAATCGATTGTAGAAACCGGCATAGAGTAGCATAGCAATATTTCTTCACATTCATTACAGATTAGAAAAGAGCTTGAGGACATCAAAAGCAAATATGAACAAATTAAAGCCAAGGTAAGGCTATTTGGGAATGTATACTCTATTTCGTGGCTACCGCCAACTAGAATAAGGCAGTTATCGCAGCGAAAAGGAAGAGGATATATATCTTTTCCAAACGCTCAAAGAGTCCCCTCGCGTTGTCAACCTGGAACAATTGGAACAATTATTCAATTATTCTGCTTCTCTGCATGCATTGATTAGACTAATAAACGAATTCAAGTAATACCACAGATACCATCAAGGCTTTGGTTAAAACTGTGAACGTATCTCACCCCTTGGGCCTTGTATCACAATTGCTAAAAATTGACTCAAACAAAAGAGAGCTGAAAAGAAAGTCAAGCACTAATATTAACTAAAAAAGTTCAAAATGACGGTTTCCTTGATTATAGATGCCGACAAAGAACGAATCTGCAGTATCAGGATATTCAAATGTGATGTGATGTGCtcaaattattattgagaaaGAGCATACCAATCGTCAACATTAAAATTTGGAGTTTCTTTCTATCAGGAGGAAtatataaaaacaataattttcagTCTAAGCTAATTACGATGTTtttaaatatgttttttttctttcaggataACACATCCTTAGTATGGGGAGTAATAAAAACTTTTAAGCAAGAATTTTTGCAGGAGGTCCACAGGCTGGATCAAAAGGTAATTGCGCTGTTCACAAGAGCGAATAAAAAGCACAACCAGCTAGCCTGGTAACTGCTCGAGAGACCgaggaaacaaacaaatatgAGATATGGAATAGCATCATTTCCAGCCCTTTTCAAAGTATCATGAGTGGGAAACTCTTTGTGTAATACGATGAAACATCAACTGAATAAGACCCCAAacttttttggaacggtttccTATGATTCTACAATCAGGGACAACTTTTTCTTTGAGAAAGAAGGTTAACAGTGAGGTGCAGAGGTATCTGAAGAATTGTCACTGAAGAGGCAGGCGGCAGAAACAAGCAATGGGCGGGCAACAAGGATAGCCCAGATTTTGGGCTGAACACTCTTGAATTGTTCAGTGTCCTGTTATATGTAACGAACACAGGATCAAAAGAAGAATccataaaaaaacaatttttagttCAACCTAATAATGATACTTTTCAACCTCTTTCTCTTTTATCAGGATAATACATCCTTAGTATGGGGTGCAATCCAAACTTTTAACCAAGAATTTTTGCAAGAGGTCCACAGGCTGGATCAAAAGGTAATTGAGCTGTTCACAAGTGCCAATGAAATGCACAGCCAGCTAGGCTGGTAACTAATCGAGAGACCCAGAAAACGACAATTATGAGATAGCTTGGAATAGCATCATTTCCTGCCGTTTTATCATGAGTACGAAAATCTTTGTGTAATGCGATGAAACATCAACTGAATAGGCccctaaaatttttttaaattgtttccTGTGATTCCAGAATAAGGGGTAACTTTTTCGTGGAAAAAGAGAGTTAACACCTGGGTGCAGAGGTATCTGAATAATTGCCACTGAAAGGGGAGGCGGCAGAAACAACCAATGGGCGGGAACAGGGAAAAgttaatggaaaactctttagaGTGTCACGCATTGTATTCCAATTTTTCGGGAACAGGGAAAGCCTATATTTTGGGCTGAACACTCTTGAATTGTTGCCTTGTTATATGTAGCGGACACAGGATACGGTTTCCTACGATTCTAGAGTAAGGGGTAACTCTTCCCTTGAAAAAGAGGGCTAATACTCAGGTTTAGCGATATCTAAggaattgtcactgaaaaaggAGGCGACAGAAACAAGCGATGGGCGGGCTACAAGGAATGCCTAGATTTTGGACTCAATACTGGTAAATTGTTGCTCTCTTTTATAGATAGCGAACATAAGCAAACAAGAAGGTCCCAGGGGACCTCCAGGATACAATGGTTCTCGAGGGTATCCAGGTGACTCGGGCCCACCTGGGGCTCCAGGCAGTAATGGAACCCAAGGCCTTCCTGGCAGTTCTCCGATTGGAGGCGATCTCACGCTGTGTACTTATCAAGAGAAAAAAAGCGCTGAAGTCAAGACTGGAACCTATGCTTCTACAGACGTCTCAATAAATGAACCAAATGTAGGTCTTCAGCTAAAAGTCCTCATAGCCAGCAAGTATACCCAGGAAAAGAGCCAACCTTTGATTTATTCCCCTGATACGTGGATTGTT
This genomic window from Acropora muricata isolate sample 2 chromosome 2, ASM3666990v1, whole genome shotgun sequence contains:
- the LOC136899547 gene encoding uncharacterized protein isoform X6 — encoded protein: MSFLNSRIKPQLPLTNSIVKPELKTTYHETKPTVLNPDMGKKTARRDFQNTMQHQHSLYSITRVKEYSTDDLKVFVNRKTTSTPKLVSWSTEEKEALPLVRSRSHRGDRVLLLVLCLMCAAALGLSLLMLFGVLRPHCPPDTKIGSNTSASHSNETVTGDSLLSKNIREFKGQVITGLKTTQKEMSEELAKMLRNHSEMIRKELEDIKSKYEQIKAKDNTSLVWGVIKTFKQEFLQEVHRLDQKDNTSLVWGAIQTFNQEFLQEVHRLDQKIANISKQEGPRGPPGYNGSRGYPGDSGPPGAPGSNGTQGLPGSSPIGGDLTLCTYQEKKSAEVKTGTYASTDVSINEPNGKKIIGANCVSNDAKVVMLSSSESSGTRKYQCDCSGTLNTGVSKMYCAIHYWEC
- the LOC136899547 gene encoding uncharacterized protein isoform X1, which produces MSFLNSRIKPQLPLTNSIVKPELKTTYHETKPTVLNPDMGKKTARRDFQNTMQHQHSLYSITRVKEYSTDDLKVFVNRKTTSTPKLVSWSTEEKEALPLVRSRSHRGDRVLLLVLCLMCAAALGLSLLMLFGVLRPHCPPDTKIGSNTSASHSNETVTGDSLLSKNIREFKGQVITGLKTTQKEMSEELAKMLRNHSEMIRKELEDIKSKYEQIKAKDNTSLVWGVIKTFKQEFLQEVHRLDQKDNTSLEWGAIHTLRQEFLQEVHKLDQKIRKELKNIKSKYEEIKAEDNTSLVWSAIHTLRQDLLQEVLLAQKIANTSKKQGPMGPPGHNGTRGSPGDSGPPGPRGLNGTQGLPGTSPTGSDLTLCSYQEKKGVEVSAGTYSFTDVSVNEANGKKIIGANCASNDAKTALLSSSKSGGTRKYQCVCSSSQSTGVSKMSCSIHYWEC
- the LOC136899547 gene encoding uncharacterized protein isoform X8, encoding MSFLNSRIKPQLPLTNSIVKPELKTTYHETKPTVLNPDMGKKTARRDFQNTMQHQHSLYSITRVKEYSTDDLKVFVNRKTTSTPKLVSWSTEEKEALPLVRSRSHRGDRVLLLVLCLMCAAALGLSLLMLFGVLRPHCPPDTKIGSNTSASHSNETVTGDSLLSKNIREFKGQVITGLKTTQKEMSEELAKMLRNHSEMIRKELEDIKSKYEQIKAKDNTSLVWGVIKTFKQEFLQEVHRLDQKIANISKQEGPRGPPGYNGSRGYPGDSGPPGAPGSNGTQGLPGSSPIGGDLTLCTYQEKKSAEVKTGTYASTDVSINEPNGKKIIGANCVSNDAKVVMLSSSESSGTRKYQCDCSGTLNTGVSKMYCAIHYWEC
- the LOC136899547 gene encoding uncharacterized protein isoform X7; translation: MSFLNSRIKPQLPLTNSIVKPELKTTYHETKPTVLNPDMGKKTARRDFQNTMQHQHSLYSITRVKEYSTDDLKVFVNRKTTSTPKLVSWSTEEKEALPLVRSRSHRGDRVLLLVLCLMCAAALGLSLLMLFGVLRPHCPPDTKIGSNTSASHSNETVTGDSLLSKNIREFKGQVITGLKTTQKEMSEELAKMLRNHSEMIRKELEDIKSKYEQIKAKDNTSLVWGVIKTFKQEFLQEVHRLDQKDNTSLVWGAIQTFNQEFLQEVHRLDQKIANISKQEGPRGPPGYNGSRGYPGDSGPPGAPGSNGTQGLPGSSPIGGDLTLCTYQEKKSAEVKTGTYASTDVSINEPNVGLQLKVLIASKYTQEKSQPLIYSPDTWIVKKYSS